Within Coregonus clupeaformis isolate EN_2021a chromosome 20, ASM2061545v1, whole genome shotgun sequence, the genomic segment CCAGATCTTCGTCTTCATTGGTAAGAACACACACCCCTCTAGCAGTCTTGAAAGACAAACTCAGTGCCGCACATCTCTTTGGCCCTACGCCAAACTCTCTCAactttaaccctttcctctccgTCTCACCAGTGGATCTGCTGCAGATGTTGGAGATGAACATGACCATCGCCTTCCCAGCAGCCCCTCTGCTCACCGTCATCCTGGCTCTCGTGGGTAAGAGTGTCTCGCCGTTTGAGCCGCCATATCTACAGTTAACTGCAACAAGCTGGGTCttggtatatattttttttggtttGAACAAATGAACAGTGGGTAAGTAGAAactttccctctctcccaggAATGGAGGCCATCATGTCGGAGTTCTTCAACGACACCACCACCGCCTTCTACATCATCCTCATCGTGTGGCTGGCTGACCAGTACGACGCCATCTGCTGCCACACCAACACCAGCAAACGTCATTGGCTGAGGTAAGCTGTGCATACCCTCCACTCTCTCATAAAATGAGTGACGGGTCGAGAGAAAGGGCCCCGGAACTATTTTGCGCATTTCTATGATTTCAGTTGAAATAATTTGCTTAGAGCTGCTTTTTCATCAGTCTCTCCACTAGCAAACAACTGATGACTTTGTCTCTCCAGTTCCAGGCATTCCTTCCATTCCACTGTCAGTCAGTCCAGTGTGATGCTGTTATTTTAGGCTACTCTCTAAGgaggctgtctctgtctctcctgcagGTTCTTTTATTTGTATCACTTTGCGTTCTACGCCTACCACTACCGCTTTAACGGCCAGTACAGCAGCCTGGCTCTGGTCACCTCCTGGCTCTTCATACAGGTGAGATACGGCAGAGAAGGAAAGGAAGGGATGGATGAAAAAAAGTAGTGGAAATGTTCAAATAAACTAGAGAAAAGACACACAATCCCAAACTGTAGTGTGatttcaaagtgtgtgtgtgtttactagcCCACATACTCCTCCATCCTCCAGCGTTTTGAATACGAAACACTAGAGGCTTTGCCTTTGTTTCAAGAGGCCTACACACTTCATTTATTTAGTACAGAGCTGGAAAGTGCTTTATTATGTTATTGTGCTGTTAGACCGGTTTATCATTCTTTAAATGTTACGGTAAACTAAGAAAACAGAACTGAATTTATTTTAGTGAATAGCAATGAAAGTCATATTGGGTTAGTGGGTTTTTAAACCCAATTTAAAAAATTCCTGAATAAATCGATTTCTCTATAGTAATGACTGTGCATGATGCTAATGGTTTAGCCCTAAAAGATTAGCATCCTAGGCTACATTTTAGCCAATGTAGCGATTCGCCTGTGATTTTGAGATCAGACCACTGAAGTCATGCCAGCCACAGCTCTTGTTCGAGTTTGTAGCCCTCCTGCCTCTCTAGGCCCTGTTTCTAACTCCCATTACTTAAAAACAGACTTATGTTAACCCCTATACCACTCTTCTTCCCTCTATAGCACTCCATGATCTACTTCTTCCACCACTACGAGCTTCCGGCCATCCTGCAGCAGATCCGTATCCAGGAGTTGCTGCTGCAGAACCAGCAGGCGGGCCAGGGGGGCAACCAGACTGCCCTGCAGGACAACCtcaacaacaacaccaccaccgcTGCAGCTGGAGCAGCTCCAGCCCGGGGAGGGGTAGCCAATGGCCAGGTCCGACCGCCAGACGAGCCCCAGGCTTCTTCGGCGGCCCAGGCCCAAGGTACAGCGACCCAGGCTTCCCAGTCTAACAGCCTGGCTGGCAGCGCCACGTCAGAAGGGGCCGGAGGAGAGTTGACGATGACGACGGAGCTGGACTGGATGGCGGAGACGGCGGCCATCATCACGGAggccttgtcctcctccttggCCCCCCAGCTGGAGGGGTCTTTGCTGGAGAGCACGGAAGGGGGGTTgctgggggaggtggggggggtcATGGTTTCTGAGGCAGGCCTCAGCGTGGTGGCGGAGATTCGAATggggggaggtggtggaggaggagagggcacAGATGGCGCCAGTCCCAGTTTGGCTGCAGTGGAAATCAAAACCATAGGGGCCTGCAGTGCAGCGGGCTCAGGCCcgcctcttcctccctctcctccaatgggaggacttcaggaagcagagacTAGCCTCTCTAGTGTCAGtccctcccttcttcctcctccttctccacacACAGACTGCAGTAGGGCAGGGGCTGGGGAGCCAGAAAGCCCTGGGCAGAGCCCCACAGACTGGGAGCCCAAGACAGAGGAACCCCCCAGCCCCACTCCATCCTGAGCCCCCCTTCTCCaactcactcacatacacacatgctACCACACGCAGAGGCATCATGTCTTCTTCTCCCCCCTCAATTCCTCTTTCCGACACCGCAAGATGGCCGCCGTGGCTTTATTACTGTAATCTCATTCTTATGACAGcaaggagaagagagggatggaaagcTGAGAAAAGGAGAAGGTGcccccctccactctcctctagGATCTCTGCTACGGAAATGTTTTGTTTAGCTTTTAGTTTCCCCATCCTTAGTGGGACAGTGAATTTTTCCATCCGTCGCAGAGTTTTCTCTCGAATTATGTGTCAGACACACCAACTTTGCTGCAAAGGTGTGGAAT encodes:
- the tmem259 gene encoding membralin isoform X2 — protein: MSENQGNVNNNVPLNNNGGANRIRNPNINQNPLINVRDRLFHALFFKMAVTYARLFPPSFRRIFEFFVLLKALFVLFILAYIHIAFSRSPINCLEHVREKWPRDGILRVEIQRNSSRAPIFLQFYDNDGFQGLVKEPEGEGEGGLGLAALHHEEEEEEEEEMTLEMFDNSSVRFELDIEPRLKPSLSGIGLGGGGLNNSQDLSFSQSPTKVWPQEQYIVEYSLEYGFLRLSQTTRQRLNIPVMVVTLDPMKDQCFGDTFSRFLLDEFLGYDDILMSSVKALAENEENKGFLRNVVSGEHYRFVSMWMARTSYLAAFVIMVIFTLSVSMLLRYSHHQIFVFIVDLLQMLEMNMTIAFPAAPLLTVILALVGMEAIMSEFFNDTTTAFYIILIVWLADQYDAICCHTNTSKRHWLRFFYLYHFAFYAYHYRFNGQYSSLALVTSWLFIQHSMIYFFHHYELPAILQQIRIQELLLQNQQAGQGGNQTALQDNLNNNTTTAAAGAAPARGGVANGQVRPPDEPQASSAAQAQGTATQASQSNSLAGSATSEGAGGELTMTTELDWMAETAAIITEALSSSLAPQLEGSLLESTEGGLLGEVGGVMVSEAGLSVVAEIRMGGGGGGGEGTDGASPSLAAVEIKTIGACSAAGSGPPLPPSPPMGGLQEAETSLSSVSPSLLPPPSPHTDCSRAGAGEPESPGQSPTDWEPKTEEPPSPTPS
- the tmem259 gene encoding membralin isoform X1, with translation MSENQGNVNNNVPLNNNGGANRIRNPNINQNPLINVRDRLFHALFFKMAVTYARLFPPSFRRIFEFFVLLKALFVLFILAYIHIAFSRSPINCLEHVREKWPRDGILRVEIQRNSSRAPIFLQFYDNDGFQGLVKEPEGEGEGGLGLAALHHEEEEEEEEEMTLEMFDNSSVRFELDIEPRLKPSLSGIGLGGGGLNNSQDLSFSQSPTKGMQPLRETVSEIEMLTRAVWPQEQYIVEYSLEYGFLRLSQTTRQRLNIPVMVVTLDPMKDQCFGDTFSRFLLDEFLGYDDILMSSVKALAENEENKGFLRNVVSGEHYRFVSMWMARTSYLAAFVIMVIFTLSVSMLLRYSHHQIFVFIVDLLQMLEMNMTIAFPAAPLLTVILALVGMEAIMSEFFNDTTTAFYIILIVWLADQYDAICCHTNTSKRHWLRFFYLYHFAFYAYHYRFNGQYSSLALVTSWLFIQHSMIYFFHHYELPAILQQIRIQELLLQNQQAGQGGNQTALQDNLNNNTTTAAAGAAPARGGVANGQVRPPDEPQASSAAQAQGTATQASQSNSLAGSATSEGAGGELTMTTELDWMAETAAIITEALSSSLAPQLEGSLLESTEGGLLGEVGGVMVSEAGLSVVAEIRMGGGGGGGEGTDGASPSLAAVEIKTIGACSAAGSGPPLPPSPPMGGLQEAETSLSSVSPSLLPPPSPHTDCSRAGAGEPESPGQSPTDWEPKTEEPPSPTPS